The stretch of DNA TTTTACCGAGTTGGTAACTAATAAAGCTCTCCTCATCTCTTTTATTCTAAAGATTGGAGCTATACTTGCTTCATTTTGTTTCAGAACTAAATTGGTTAAAGTTAGGATTGAGTCATCTTCATCACCTAACAATTCATACTCTGATTTATCGTAATCCATTTCTAAATAGTTATCTAATAATCTAAAAGCATAATAGTCACGATTCACTTCGATACCTGGTTTGAAAGTCCATTTTGACCTATCCTCAAAGACATCCTCATGTGGTAGACTAAAATCAAATATTTCACAAGGAATAATTTCATATTCAAAGCTTCCTAGTGATATAAGAAAATCAATCATTTTTTTACTAAACACAGGAAGCCGTAAGTCATTTGAAATATAATCCAATGTTCCAACGGAATTGAAATCTCCTGAGAATAATAACTTTTCTGGTACTGAGAATTTCTTTCCCAAAAAAAAATATGCTCCAACTACTTGTTCTTCTTCAAATGGCATATGAAATATGTCATAATCAATATCTACTAAATGATCTTTATTACAACGTAATCTATAAATTTTTTCCATTTAAACTATTCTAGTCTTAAAAACTAATCCTTTTAGTCCTGCAGCTTCTAGCTCCGCTTTCACTGATTCGGGAACTAATAGAGTCCCGCCCTTTTCCTCGATTTGAAAAATTGGAGGTAACCCACCTACAGGTTCCTTTACAACCAGATTTGTTACAGCACCCATTTCTCCGGGAAGTCTACTTAACATCTCATATTCAGATTTTTCATAATCCATTTCCAGATAATTCCCTAAAGGCCTAAGAGCAAAATAATCTTTATTTAATTCTATACTGGGTTTGAATAACCATTTTGATCGGTCTTCAAAAACCTTTTCATGTGGAATAGAAAAATCAAAGATCTCACAAGGAATTAATTCATGCTCGAAGTCACCTAATGAGGTCAGTAAGTCTATCATCCTTTTACTAAAAATCGGTATTCGTAAATCATTTGTTATATAGTCAAATGTACCAACTGAATCAAAATCACCTGAAAACAAGTATTTATCAGGGAGCAAAAACTCCTTGCCTCCGAAAAAGTGAGCATTAGTAAGTACATCATTTTCAAATGGCATATGAAATATGTCATACTCAATATCTACTAAATGATCTATATTGCAATCTAATTCATATATTTTTTCCATCTACAGGATTCTACTTCTAAAAAGTAAACCTCTTAGACCAGCTGCCTCTAGTTCTACTTTTACTGATTCAGGGATTAATATTGAGCTAAATTTTTCTTTTATGCGAAATAGAGGAGGCAAACCTTCTTCAGTTTGTTTTATTACTAAATTTGATATAGATTCTATTTCTCCTGGAAAACCTGTTAGCATTTCATATTCTGTCTTTTCATAATCCATTTCCAGATAATTCCCTAAAGGCCTGAGGGCGTAATAATCTTTATTCACTTCTATACTTGGTTTGAATAACCATTTTGAACGGTCTTCAAAAACCTTTTCATGTGGAATAGAAAAATCAAAGATCTCACAAGGAATTAATTCATACTCGAAGTCACCTAATGAGGTTAGAAGGTCTATCATTCTTTTACTAAATATGGGAAGTCTTAAATCATTCGTGATAAAGTCAAATGTACCAACTGAATCAAAATCTCCTGAAAATAGAAATTTATTAGGAAGTTTCTTCTTTCCTTCAAATAAAATAGCACTTGTAAGTACATCATTTTCAAATGGCATATGAAATATGTCATATTCAATATCTACTAAATGGTCCGTATTCCAACGTAATTCATATATTTTTTCCATTTAAAATATATTGCCATCGAATACTAGTCCTTGGAGACCTGCAGCTTCTAGTTCATCTTTCACTGATTCAGTAACTAAAATTCGACTTGGTTTTTCTTTTATTTTAAATATGGGAGGCAATCCCCCTACAGATTCTTTAACTACTAATTTTGTTATAGTTCCCAATCTTAATGGATCTTTCATAACAATATCATATTCAGATTTATCATAGTCTATCTCAACTGTGGGATCTAATAGTCTAAGTGCAAAATAATCTTTATTTACTTCAATACCATTCTTTATTATCCATTTTGAGCGATCTTCAAAAACCTTTTCATGTGGCAAAGTAAAATCAAATATTCCACATGTAATTAGTTCATATTCAAAACTTCCCAAGGATGTAAGCAAATCAATCATTCGTTTACTAAATATTGGTAACCATAAATCGTTAACAATAAAATCAATTTCACCCAGTATTTT from Spirochaeta cellobiosiphila DSM 17781 encodes:
- a CDS encoding imm11 family protein, whose translation is MEKIYEMTWSKDHLVDVEYDIFHMPFEMDESYRARFFGGSKYNIQKNLLFSGDIKILGEIDFIVNDLWLPIFSKRMIDLLTSLGSFEYELITCGIFDFTLPHEKVFEDRSKWIIKNGIEVNKDYFALRLLDPTVEIDYDKSEYDIVMKDPLRLGTITKLVVKESVGGLPPIFKIKEKPSRILVTESVKDELEAAGLQGLVFDGNIF